Part of the Pyrobaculum calidifontis JCM 11548 genome, AGGTATTACTCGAATAGTTTAATCATTTTACGCATCTTTAGATACTGGGCGTAGTCAACGAGTATTTTGTCTTGGAGCATTTCCTCGACCGTTGGCACGCCCATCTTCTGCCTGTCCTTGACCACGTCGGTTACTGTGAAGACGAAGGCGTTGGACCCCGCGCCGCTGCCGAATGGCACGAGCAAGATCTTGTCGCCGGGCTTGGCTATGTCGAGGACTTTTGCAAATCCCATCAACGCCGAGGCGTTGTAGGTGTTGCCAATGTGCGTCACCACAATGCCGGGTTTGACCTTGTCTAGGGGGATGTTGAGCATAGACGCCGCGCGGACGGGGAATCTGCCGTTGGGCTGGTGGAATACGACGTATGTGAAATCCGACGGCTTGTAGCCATATTTCTCCATCAAGCCTTTCGCCGCCCCGATCACGTGTCTAAAGTAGGCGGGCTCGCCTGTGAAGCCCTCGCCGTGCATGGGATACGGCGACCCCTCCCTCCTCCAGAAGTCCGGCGTGTCGGATACAAACGCGTACATGGCCTCGAGCTCGGCCGCCACGCCGTCTTTGCCCACTATAAGCGCCACGCCGCCGCTGCTGGCGGAGTACTCCAAATGCTCGCCTGGCTCTCCTTGCGACGTGTCTGTGCCCACGGTCATGCCGTACTCCACGCGCCCGGCCTCCACTAGGCCTATGGCGGCCACCAATCCGTCGCTTCCCGCCTTACAGGCGAACTCCATGTCGACGGCGAAGACGTTGTTGGTCAGCCCGAGCGCGTCTATGAGGATGGAGGAGATGGGCTTGACTGCGTAGGGCTTAGACTCTGTGCCCACGTAGACTGCCCCAATCTTCCGGGGGTCGATGCCGCCCCTCCTTATGGCCCTCCTGGCCGCCTCCACGGCTATGGTCACGGCGTCTTCGTCTATTCCTTCCACGCTTTTCTCATCGACGAGATACATGTCTACAATTCGCAACGGGTCGTCGCCCCAGATCCTCGACACTTCCTCGGTCCTCACCCTGTATCTCGGTATATATGCGCCCCAGCTTACTACTCCGAGCTTGCTCATGGCCTCTCCACTGGCCTAAACTTGTAGCCGTACATGACGAGGCCGTGTTTCCCGTCGACTACGACGCGTCTGAACACCACCTCCACTTTGACCCCCGGCTTGAGCCTCTCGGGCCGCGCGTCTACAATTTGCCCGCTGACCTTCACGCCTCCGTCTAGCTCCACTAGGCCTAACACGAGCGGCTTCTGTTTCAAGAAGTCTGTCCCCACTTGGTACAAGACTGTGTATTCCACGAGGCGGCCCTCGCGTGGAAGTTCGTAGTCCTCCAGCTCCGTGGATCCGCACTTGCACTTTGCCGCTGGCGGGAAGTACACGGCTCCGCACTTTTTGCACTTCTTGGCGACAAGGCGGTAGTACTGGGGGATGTTCCTCCAGTAGATTGGCACAGATTCGTGTTTCATTGCCCCTCACTATTTCGACATTTTTATACTTTTGCTACAGTCCCATTAGGACAATAGTCGAAATTTTGTCCACGCCGCCCATGGAGTGGACGAGGCCGTAGCTCCCGTCTACGCGCTTGAACTCTCTCCCCTGCAGTTGCCAAGCCACCTCTACCAGTTGGTACACACCGGTGGCCCCCAGTATGTTCCCCCTTGCCTTAAACCCGCCGCTGTAGTTCACGGGGGCGTTGCCCTCTTTTATGATGAGGGGGGCTGTGCCCCGCCTAGCTAGTCCAAGGGCCTCAAGTGCCAAGATGCCGAAGATGGAGAACGAGTCGTGCACCTCGGCCGTTGCCACGTCTCTGGGGGTTATCTTTGCCTTGGAGTATGCCTGCTCAGCCGCCTTCTCCAGGCTGACCAGCCTGTCGTAGTCTTGGCGTAGGTTAAAGGGCGTGGGGTTGGTGGCCGTGGCCACGTGGAGTATGCGCACTCCGTCTCGCCTGTTGTTGCACAGCACGGCCGCGGCGGCGCCGTCTGCGAGCGGCCCGACGTCGTATAGCCGGAGGGGCTCGCTGACGTACTCGCTGTTGACGGCGTCTTCTAGCTTTATGGGTTTTCTAAAGTAGGCGTAGGGGTTCGCCGCGCCGCGGTTGTGCATGAGCACGGCCCACTGGGCCAAGTCCTCGTACTTGTACTCGTACTTCCTTAGGTACATCTTGGCCATGAGGGCCGCCTGGGAGAGGGGCGTGAAGCCGAAGTATCTCTCAAAGTACGTGTCCAACGTGGTGGCGTATATGTCCTGTTGCTGGTTGCTTAAGACGTCGTTGGGCTTGTCGACGCCGACTACTGCAACGCAGTTGTACTCCTCGGCCCTCAGCGCGTGGTATGCCGCCGCCACTGCGGAGCCTCCAGACCCGTCGCCGTTTTCCACTCTGTACACTGGGATTCCGTCCAGCCCCAGCGCCTCTAGGATGTAGACGCCGAGTAGCTGTTGCTTATTTGCCAACTCGGTGGTGGAGGAGGCCACGTATAGGGCCTCTATGTCGGCCTTCGCGTCTGCAATGGCCTTGTCTAACACTGCGGCGGCCATGTCGTCGATGTTTTTAGAATAGTGGCGGCCCACTGGGTGAAGGGCTGCGCCTACAACGTATACGTCTTTCATCGAAGAGATTTAAAGCCAAATGTATTAAAATGTTTCATGGAAGTAAAGCTCCACGAGTTTGAGAAAATATACGGCGACGCCAACAAGGCGGCGGAGGAGCGGAGGAAGTACTTGGAGAGAGTGACCGGGGCCAAGCTTGAGAACATAGGCAAGACGATCATAGACCTAAACACCGTGGTTGGGCGCAACATTGAAAACGTAATAGGCGCGGTGCAAGTCCCCGTGGGCGTGGCGGGGCCCCTCCTCGTGAGGGGGGACTACGCCAACGGCCACTTCTACGTACCTCTCGCCACGACTGAGGGGGCCCTCGTGGCGTCGGTGAACAGGGGGGCCAAGCTTGTGACAGAGTCGGGCGGGGCTAGGGCCAAGGTGTTGAAGGACGGCATGGCGAGGGCCCCCCTCTTCCGCTTGCCCTCCCTCGTGGAGGCGGTGGAGTTCGTAAACTGGGTCCTTCAAAACTTCGAGGAGGTGAAGAAGGTTGCCGAGTCTACCACTAGGCACGGCAGGCTGAAGGAGATTCAGCCCTTCATAGTGGGTAACTACGTCTGGCTGAGGCTTGTCTTCTCCACGGGGGACGCCATGGGCATGAACATGGTCACCGTGGCCTCCGACGCCGTGGCCAAGTATCTACAGGAGAAGTTCCCAAACGCGCGGCTGGTGGCCCTCAGTGGAAACATGTGTGTTGACAAGAAGCCAAACGCCGTGAACTTCTTGTTGGGCAGAGGCAAGACGGTGGTGGCGGAGGCTGTGGTCAAGAGGGAGGTTCTGGGGCGGCTGGGGGTAACCCCCGAGGCAGTCCACGAGGTCAACGTGAGAAAGAACCTCATGGGATCCGCCTTGGCTCACTCCTACGGCTTCAACGCCCACTTCGCAAACATAATTGCGGCTCTGTTTATAGCCACGGGGCAGGACGTGGCGCAGGTGGTGGAGTCTAGCATGGGCATCACCACCACGGAGCCGAGGGAGGAGGGGCTCTACATCTCTGTGTTTCTCCCAAGCCTAGAGGTGGGCACAGTGGGCGGGGGCACGGGACTGCCCACCCAGAGGGAGGCGCTTGCGCTATTAGGCGTCGCCGGGCCGGGGGACCCGCCTGGCACAAATGCCTTGAAGTTTGCCGAGATCGCCGCCGCGGCGGTGCTGGCTGGGGAGCTTAACCTGCTGGTGGCTCTCGCTAGAAATGAGCTTGCCACTGCCCACGAGCGGCTGGGCCGCGCAAGGCCTCAGGAAAGGGCTTGAGAAATTCTGTGGGCAAATTGCCGGATTTTAGGCATGAGGTTTTCCACGTGCCATAGCGGGTTTACGAAGACTATTAGCCACCCCTTCCCGTTGGGTATTTCAAATATTCCGACTTTGTAGTTTGCGTATTTTACCACGACGTAGTTAAACTCGCCTAGGCTCTCGTCTTGGTTCTGCTTGATGATGTTGATTACTTCCACGAGGTTTGTCACTTGTCGAAGTGTCTTGGCGGTGAGGGTGTTGGGGAGGTGGTGAATCACTGGCACGCCTCGCTGGTCTAGTATGGTCACGCCGTGGATGGCGTCGTTAATAATCTCTGATATGATAATTCGCTTTAAGTCTGTGGCAGCTGACGGCTTGTTGTCTGACTTATGCGGCGAAACATAAATTACCACGACAAATCCTTTGAGGTAGTATTTAAGCTTTTAAGCTCCTTAAGGAGAGGGTAATACGGCGGTTTGTTTTTAACCCACAGGTTGTAGAGAGCGTGGAGAACGAGTTTGAGTTTGAAGAATTTGAAGAAGAAGTACAGGAGTACGAGGGGGAGGCCATCGAGGAGAGTAAGCTAAAGGGCGTTGTCTCAGTCACGATCCCCCCCTCGCTGGTTCTCGCCGTGGTCTACGACGGGGCCGAGGGAAAGGCCTTGGTGAAGTTCTACGACCCCGTCGGCGACGTGGTTTACTACTGGTACGACAACACTGGCCATAGGCCGTACCTAATCGTAAAGATGTCGCCGGAGGAGCTTGTGGAGAAGTTTCCAGACTTGTTAAAACACCCTGGCTTTAGCCACATAGACGTAGAGGAGAAATACGACGCGTTGCACGACGAGAGGATTGTTGTGACAAAGGTCTACGCGAAGGACCCCCTCACTGTGGGAGGGGGGAAGAAGTCCTTTAGGGATATGCTTGGCGCCACTTGGGAGTCGCGGATAAAGTACCACCACAGCTACCTCTTCGACCGGGGCATAATCCCCGGCATGTGGTATAGGTCCAACGGCTCTGGCCTTGTCCCAGTGGAGATATTCATACCCCCCGAGGTTAAGTCCTCTCTGGGCAAGGTGTTTAAGCAGGAGCACGCCAAGGTGGCCGAGGAGTGGATGCCCCTCTTCCAGGCGCCAATACCCCACCTGAGGAGGGTGGCAATAGACGTGGAGGTCTACACGCCGCAGGAGAACAAGATCCCTGACCCAAAGGAGGCCCTCTACGAGGTAATCTCCGTGGCCGTGGTGGGTAGCGATGGGCTCAAGCGCGTCTTTGTCTTGAAGAGGCCCGGCGCCGAGGCGGACCTCAGGTATAGGCCGGACTACGAGGTGTTTTTCTTTGACAGCGAGTACGACCTAATTAGAGAGGTCTTGAAGGTCATTGTCCAGTACCCCGTGGTGATAACCTTCAACGGGGACAACTTCGACCTCCCATATCTCTACAACCGCGCCTTGGCCCTCGGCATACCCAAGGAGGAGTTGCCGATAGCGGCTAAGCGGGACTACGTAAGCGTGGTCCCCGGAATACACATAGACCTCTTCAAATTTTTCGCCATCAAGGCGGTTGAGGCCTACGCCTTCGGCGGAGTATATAGGGGGGAGAGGGGGCTCGACGGCATCGCCTACGCCATCTTGGGCGTGGGGAAGGTGGAGAGACAGAAGAACGTATCTAAGATGGGCTACTGGGAGCTCGCCGAGTACAACTACAGAGACGCCCTAATTACCCTCTACTTCACTCTCTACAATAACGAGCTGGTGATGAAGCTAATACTCTTGATGTCTAGAATTGCGAAGATGCCCATTGAGGACATCACTAGGTCGCAGGTGTCGGCCTGGATCCGCAACATGTTGTACTACGAGCACAGGAGGAGGGGCTGGCTTATACCAAACAAGGAGGACATACTAGCGGAGAAGGGCCAAGTCTACACCAAGGCCATTATCAAGGGGAAGAAGTACGCCGGCGCCGTGGTGCTGGACCCGCCTCTCGGCGTGTTTTTCAACGTGTATGTGCTAGACTTCGCCTCTCTGTACCCCTCCATAATCAGCAAGTGGAACCTCTCCTACGAGACTGTCAACTGCAAGGGCGGTGGGGAGAGGCCAATCCCGGAGCTCCCCCACACCGTGTGCCGCGATAGGCCGGGCATGACCAGCACCCTGGTCGGCGTCCTTAGAGACTTGAGAGTCCACGTGTACAAGAAGTTGGCCAAGTCGGCGCCCACGCCCGCGGAGAGGCAGCTGTACGACGTCGTCCAAAGCGCCATGAAGGTCTTCATAAACGCGTCCTACGGCGTCTTCGGGGCGGAGAACTTCCCGCTGTACTGCCCGCCGGTCGCCGAGTTGACCACTGCCCTCGCCAGGTACGTCATGACGAGCACTGTGCTAAAGGCCACGCAGCTGGGGCTAATCCCCCTGTACGGAGACACGGACTCCCTCTTCCTATGGGACGTCTCCGAGGACAAGCTAAAGAAGTTGATTGAGTACACAGAGGAGTTGGGCATAGACATCGAGTTGGACAAGGTGTACAGGTTCGTCATGTTCAGCGGCAGGAAGAAGAACTACCTAGGCGTAACCGCGGACGGAGGCGTCGTAGTAAAGGGCATT contains:
- a CDS encoding DNA-directed DNA polymerase I — encoded protein: MENEFEFEEFEEEVQEYEGEAIEESKLKGVVSVTIPPSLVLAVVYDGAEGKALVKFYDPVGDVVYYWYDNTGHRPYLIVKMSPEELVEKFPDLLKHPGFSHIDVEEKYDALHDERIVVTKVYAKDPLTVGGGKKSFRDMLGATWESRIKYHHSYLFDRGIIPGMWYRSNGSGLVPVEIFIPPEVKSSLGKVFKQEHAKVAEEWMPLFQAPIPHLRRVAIDVEVYTPQENKIPDPKEALYEVISVAVVGSDGLKRVFVLKRPGAEADLRYRPDYEVFFFDSEYDLIREVLKVIVQYPVVITFNGDNFDLPYLYNRALALGIPKEELPIAAKRDYVSVVPGIHIDLFKFFAIKAVEAYAFGGVYRGERGLDGIAYAILGVGKVERQKNVSKMGYWELAEYNYRDALITLYFTLYNNELVMKLILLMSRIAKMPIEDITRSQVSAWIRNMLYYEHRRRGWLIPNKEDILAEKGQVYTKAIIKGKKYAGAVVLDPPLGVFFNVYVLDFASLYPSIISKWNLSYETVNCKGGGERPIPELPHTVCRDRPGMTSTLVGVLRDLRVHVYKKLAKSAPTPAERQLYDVVQSAMKVFINASYGVFGAENFPLYCPPVAELTTALARYVMTSTVLKATQLGLIPLYGDTDSLFLWDVSEDKLKKLIEYTEELGIDIELDKVYRFVMFSGRKKNYLGVTADGGVVVKGIVAKKRNAPPLVKELVEEIIDRLKNVATVDDMLKIREEVIAMVKETEAKIREKKITLEKLGIKIVLNKNLNEYTKNKPQHVKAAEQLLKYGIQVGRGDAIVLIKTKDAMGVKPIQLARIDEIDEKKYLEYISTSLEQVLEAMGVSMEELRGAMRLF
- the hmgA gene encoding hydroxymethylglutaryl-CoA reductase (NADPH) → MEVKLHEFEKIYGDANKAAEERRKYLERVTGAKLENIGKTIIDLNTVVGRNIENVIGAVQVPVGVAGPLLVRGDYANGHFYVPLATTEGALVASVNRGAKLVTESGGARAKVLKDGMARAPLFRLPSLVEAVEFVNWVLQNFEEVKKVAESTTRHGRLKEIQPFIVGNYVWLRLVFSTGDAMGMNMVTVASDAVAKYLQEKFPNARLVALSGNMCVDKKPNAVNFLLGRGKTVVAEAVVKREVLGRLGVTPEAVHEVNVRKNLMGSALAHSYGFNAHFANIIAALFIATGQDVAQVVESSMGITTTEPREEGLYISVFLPSLEVGTVGGGTGLPTQREALALLGVAGPGDPPGTNALKFAEIAAAAVLAGELNLLVALARNELATAHERLGRARPQERA
- a CDS encoding thiolase family protein, which encodes MKDVYVVGAALHPVGRHYSKNIDDMAAAVLDKAIADAKADIEALYVASSTTELANKQQLLGVYILEALGLDGIPVYRVENGDGSGGSAVAAAYHALRAEEYNCVAVVGVDKPNDVLSNQQQDIYATTLDTYFERYFGFTPLSQAALMAKMYLRKYEYKYEDLAQWAVLMHNRGAANPYAYFRKPIKLEDAVNSEYVSEPLRLYDVGPLADGAAAAVLCNNRRDGVRILHVATATNPTPFNLRQDYDRLVSLEKAAEQAYSKAKITPRDVATAEVHDSFSIFGILALEALGLARRGTAPLIIKEGNAPVNYSGGFKARGNILGATGVYQLVEVAWQLQGREFKRVDGSYGLVHSMGGVDKISTIVLMGL
- a CDS encoding Zn-ribbon domain-containing OB-fold protein, whose translation is MKHESVPIYWRNIPQYYRLVAKKCKKCGAVYFPPAAKCKCGSTELEDYELPREGRLVEYTVLYQVGTDFLKQKPLVLGLVELDGGVKVSGQIVDARPERLKPGVKVEVVFRRVVVDGKHGLVMYGYKFRPVERP
- a CDS encoding hydroxymethylglutaryl-CoA synthase, which produces MSKLGVVSWGAYIPRYRVRTEEVSRIWGDDPLRIVDMYLVDEKSVEGIDEDAVTIAVEAARRAIRRGGIDPRKIGAVYVGTESKPYAVKPISSILIDALGLTNNVFAVDMEFACKAGSDGLVAAIGLVEAGRVEYGMTVGTDTSQGEPGEHLEYSASSGGVALIVGKDGVAAELEAMYAFVSDTPDFWRREGSPYPMHGEGFTGEPAYFRHVIGAAKGLMEKYGYKPSDFTYVVFHQPNGRFPVRAASMLNIPLDKVKPGIVVTHIGNTYNASALMGFAKVLDIAKPGDKILLVPFGSGAGSNAFVFTVTDVVKDRQKMGVPTVEEMLQDKILVDYAQYLKMRKMIKLFE